A single window of Kitasatospora sp. HUAS MG31 DNA harbors:
- the lnt gene encoding apolipoprotein N-acyltransferase: MALPADPPKPGRLARIRAGLPRTGLAVLAGLLLAAAFPPYDLWPLSIVGVAALSLLTRGRTARQGAWTGFAFGFPFFLGLLSWLSVIGWDATIGLSVVEALFVAALGAGLAVTSRLPVWPLWGACLWVAQEWARDRLPLGGFPWGRLAFANTASPYTPLAALGGAPLVTFAVALTGTLLAWSAVRLLPALRRDSTDTENTGNTASTASSARSARPAALAGLGAVGLLLVGYAVPVPTDAADTVKVAIVQGNVEKPGMDFLGRPMMVLNNHAGVTERFAEDVAAGRAERPDVVIWPENSSDLDPFTDPAARARIDEAVRAVGVPTLVGALVDGPDAQHVQNEGIVWDPMTGPGASYTKQHPVPFGEYVPFRSELSKVITRLQRVARDFYPGQGNGVMQLGPARIGDVICFEVAYDEIIRDTVNDGGRVLVVQTNNATYARSGQPEQQLAMSRLRAVEHGRSVLIAATSGISAVIAPDGSVVSRTEELTPDVLTATVPLRDARTVADRVGAVPEWVLALAGLAACGVAVAGGLRRRRSDGTRDASDPLPMMVP; this comes from the coding sequence GTGGCACTGCCCGCCGACCCGCCGAAGCCCGGCCGTCTCGCCCGGATCCGCGCGGGCCTCCCCAGGACCGGCCTCGCCGTGCTGGCCGGCCTCCTCCTGGCGGCAGCGTTCCCTCCGTACGACCTCTGGCCGCTGTCGATCGTCGGTGTCGCGGCGCTCTCCCTCCTCACCCGGGGCCGCACCGCCCGCCAGGGTGCGTGGACGGGCTTCGCCTTCGGCTTCCCCTTCTTCCTCGGTCTGCTGTCCTGGCTGAGCGTGATCGGCTGGGACGCCACCATCGGCCTGTCGGTCGTCGAGGCGCTGTTCGTCGCGGCGCTCGGCGCGGGCCTCGCCGTGACCTCCCGGCTGCCGGTCTGGCCGCTGTGGGGTGCGTGCCTGTGGGTGGCACAGGAGTGGGCCCGTGACCGGCTGCCGCTCGGCGGGTTCCCGTGGGGCCGGCTGGCGTTCGCCAACACCGCGAGCCCGTACACCCCGCTGGCGGCCCTCGGCGGTGCCCCGCTGGTGACCTTCGCCGTCGCCCTGACCGGCACCCTCCTCGCGTGGTCCGCCGTCCGCCTCCTCCCCGCCCTCCGCCGCGACTCCACCGACACGGAGAACACCGGGAACACCGCGAGCACCGCGAGCTCGGCCCGTTCCGCCCGGCCCGCCGCCCTCGCCGGTCTCGGTGCCGTCGGTCTGCTGCTGGTCGGCTACGCGGTCCCGGTCCCGACGGACGCCGCCGACACCGTCAAGGTGGCGATCGTCCAGGGCAACGTCGAGAAGCCGGGCATGGACTTCCTCGGCCGCCCGATGATGGTGCTCAACAACCACGCGGGCGTGACCGAGCGCTTCGCCGAGGACGTCGCCGCAGGCCGCGCCGAGCGGCCCGACGTGGTGATCTGGCCGGAGAACTCCTCCGACCTGGACCCGTTCACCGATCCGGCGGCGCGGGCGCGGATCGACGAGGCGGTCCGGGCGGTCGGCGTCCCGACCCTGGTGGGTGCGCTGGTGGACGGTCCGGACGCCCAGCACGTCCAGAACGAGGGCATCGTCTGGGACCCGATGACCGGCCCCGGTGCCTCCTACACCAAGCAGCACCCGGTGCCGTTCGGCGAGTACGTGCCGTTCCGCTCCGAGCTGTCCAAGGTGATCACCCGCCTGCAGCGGGTGGCCCGCGACTTCTACCCGGGCCAGGGCAACGGCGTGATGCAGCTCGGCCCGGCCCGGATCGGTGACGTGATCTGCTTCGAGGTCGCGTACGACGAGATCATCCGCGACACCGTCAACGACGGCGGCCGGGTGCTGGTGGTGCAGACCAACAACGCCACCTACGCCCGCAGCGGGCAGCCCGAGCAGCAGCTGGCGATGTCCAGACTGCGCGCGGTGGAGCACGGCCGGTCGGTGCTGATCGCGGCGACCAGCGGTATCAGCGCGGTCATCGCCCCGGACGGCTCGGTGGTCTCCCGGACCGAGGAGCTGACGCCGGACGTGCTGACCGCAACCGTCCCGCTGCGCGACGCCCGGACCGTGGCGGACCGGGTCGGCGCGGTGCCGGAGTGGGTGCTGGCTCTCGCCGGACTGGCGGCCTGCGGGGTCGCGGTCGCCGGTGGCCTGCGGCGACGCCGTTCGGACGGAACACGGGACGCCTCCGATCCGTTGCCCATGATGGTGCCGTAG
- a CDS encoding ankyrin repeat domain-containing protein, with amino-acid sequence MADSAAQQPDPEVLALAVKLFDAARAGDAALLAAYVDAGAPADLTNERGDTLLMLAAYHGHAEAVRALIERGAEPDRANDRGQTPLAGAVFKGAGEVIDALLAGGADPQAGTPNALDTARMFGKDDLVARFEQR; translated from the coding sequence ATGGCCGACTCCGCAGCGCAGCAGCCCGACCCCGAGGTCCTGGCCCTGGCCGTCAAGCTCTTCGACGCCGCCCGGGCGGGCGACGCGGCCCTGCTCGCCGCCTACGTGGACGCCGGCGCCCCGGCCGACCTGACCAACGAACGCGGCGACACCCTGCTGATGCTCGCCGCCTACCACGGCCACGCGGAGGCCGTACGGGCCCTGATCGAGCGCGGTGCCGAGCCGGACCGGGCCAACGACCGAGGCCAGACCCCGCTCGCCGGAGCCGTGTTCAAGGGCGCCGGCGAGGTGATCGACGCCCTGCTGGCCGGCGGCGCCGACCCGCAGGCCGGCACCCCGAACGCGCTGGACACCGCCCGGATGTTCGGCAAGGACGACCTGGTCGCCCGCTTCGAACAGCGCTGA
- a CDS encoding acyl-CoA dehydrogenase family protein produces the protein MATGSAVPVERRLPGDEARALLDLTRDLVDGELRPRAAADEAADRFPREVFRTLGRSGLLSLPYPERFGGGGQPYEVYLQVLEELAAGWLAVGLGVSVHTLSCHALAAFGTEEQRERWLPAMLGGEQLGAYCLSEPQSGSDAASLRTRADLEGEEYLVSGTKAWITHGGHADFYSTMARTSDEGARGISCLLVPGDAPGLSAAPPEHKMGMRSSPTAQLHFDGVRVARERLIGAEGQGFQIALAALDSGRLGIAACAVGVAQAALDLAVDWARSRRQFGRPIADFQGLSFLLADMATRIEAGRALYLAAARRRDDGLPFTREAAMAKLFCTDAAMQVTTDAVQVLGGYGYTQDYPAERYLREAKVLQIVEGTNQIQRLVIGRHLTGH, from the coding sequence ATGGCCACCGGATCCGCCGTCCCCGTGGAGCGCCGCCTCCCCGGCGACGAGGCCCGCGCCCTGCTCGACCTCACCCGCGACCTGGTCGACGGCGAACTGCGCCCGCGCGCCGCCGCGGACGAGGCCGCCGACCGCTTCCCCCGCGAGGTCTTCCGCACCCTCGGCCGGTCCGGCCTGCTCTCCCTCCCGTACCCCGAGCGGTTCGGCGGCGGCGGCCAGCCGTACGAGGTCTACCTGCAGGTCCTGGAGGAACTCGCCGCCGGCTGGCTGGCGGTGGGCCTCGGCGTCAGCGTGCACACCCTCTCCTGCCACGCGCTCGCCGCGTTCGGCACCGAGGAACAGCGCGAGCGCTGGCTGCCGGCGATGCTCGGCGGCGAGCAGCTCGGCGCGTACTGCCTCTCCGAGCCGCAGTCCGGCTCCGACGCGGCCTCGCTGCGCACCCGGGCCGACCTGGAGGGCGAGGAGTACCTGGTCAGCGGCACCAAGGCGTGGATCACCCACGGCGGGCACGCCGACTTCTACAGCACCATGGCGCGCACCAGCGACGAGGGCGCCCGCGGCATCAGCTGCCTGCTGGTGCCCGGCGACGCCCCGGGCCTGTCCGCCGCGCCGCCCGAGCACAAGATGGGCATGCGCTCCTCGCCGACCGCGCAGCTGCACTTCGACGGGGTGCGGGTGGCCCGCGAGCGGCTGATCGGCGCCGAGGGGCAGGGGTTCCAGATCGCGCTGGCCGCCCTGGACTCGGGCCGGCTCGGCATCGCCGCCTGCGCGGTGGGCGTCGCCCAGGCCGCCCTCGACCTGGCGGTGGACTGGGCCCGCAGCCGGCGCCAGTTCGGCCGCCCGATCGCCGACTTCCAGGGGCTGTCGTTCCTGCTCGCGGACATGGCCACCCGGATCGAGGCGGGCCGCGCCCTCTACCTGGCCGCGGCCCGCCGCCGCGACGACGGGCTGCCGTTCACCCGGGAGGCCGCGATGGCCAAGCTGTTCTGCACCGACGCCGCGATGCAGGTCACCACGGACGCCGTCCAGGTGCTCGGCGGGTACGGGTACACCCAGGACTACCCGGCCGAGCGCTACCTGCGGGAGGCGAAGGTGCTGCAGATCGTGGAGGGCACCAACCAGATCCAGCGCCTGGTGATCGGCCGTCACCTCACCGGCCACTGA
- a CDS encoding FtsK/SpoIIIE domain-containing protein, which produces MSLTRHLGKGRDLARTAGDHAADMFAPLALIGRGLRHHADWAKARWAATPKDRRGPTLFLLAAAAVGIFLLPHGPLFTVAALMASAAWAGRRPKTPSAPVPDAGDLKLTALYTALTPYLAGPDDLSPLYSLDGQYKNAFADWQFDGEGRLTALEIAYPAYFTDTEPAARARIEQVVQGKAGRAREYRFDWDEESNRLRITALAPLTADIAAQPFVTSPGEIVLGFTDTAGSRRTIPVRQAGVTVQQPPVVWRTGPRSAEPHLLVLGAPGSGTSSLLRSIALQALPTGDLVVIDGAGTGEHACLVNRPGVHTVETSLRGAHAAIEWVAKETERRLIVLNAARHTGATPPEDATRPLWLLLDHPTELSELAHAEGHPDPQDLLEIPLRHGRAARVTVVFAEDIEARERISPTVRATTRAKVVLGSAGQEAVAAALGTAVDIAPAALTPLGRGYARIGAAAPVRLQVPATPDPLDEEAPAHLREAVIALLPHRDTRTEAAAAPAAPPIPPVPPVPAAAPTVGPAEPVEVGAGDPGAIEPTKDAPAVRPRPAW; this is translated from the coding sequence ATGTCCCTCACCCGCCACCTCGGCAAGGGCCGCGACCTGGCCCGTACGGCCGGCGACCACGCCGCCGACATGTTCGCCCCGCTCGCGCTGATCGGCCGCGGCCTGCGCCACCACGCCGACTGGGCCAAGGCCCGCTGGGCGGCCACGCCGAAGGACCGGCGCGGACCGACGCTCTTCCTGCTCGCGGCCGCCGCGGTCGGGATCTTCCTGCTGCCGCACGGACCGCTGTTCACGGTGGCCGCGCTGATGGCCAGCGCCGCCTGGGCCGGCCGCCGCCCCAAGACCCCGTCCGCGCCGGTGCCGGACGCCGGTGACCTCAAGCTGACCGCGCTGTACACCGCCCTCACCCCCTACCTCGCCGGGCCGGACGACCTCAGCCCGCTCTACAGCCTCGACGGGCAGTACAAGAACGCCTTCGCCGACTGGCAGTTCGACGGCGAGGGCCGGCTGACCGCGCTGGAGATCGCGTACCCGGCGTACTTCACCGACACCGAGCCGGCCGCCCGGGCGCGGATCGAGCAGGTGGTCCAGGGCAAGGCGGGCCGCGCCCGGGAGTACCGGTTCGACTGGGACGAGGAGTCCAACCGGCTGCGGATCACGGCGCTCGCCCCGCTGACCGCCGACATCGCGGCGCAGCCGTTCGTCACCTCTCCCGGTGAGATCGTGCTCGGGTTCACCGACACGGCGGGCAGCCGGCGCACCATCCCGGTCCGGCAGGCGGGGGTGACCGTCCAGCAGCCGCCGGTGGTGTGGCGGACCGGTCCGCGGTCGGCCGAGCCTCACCTGCTGGTGCTCGGCGCGCCCGGGTCCGGCACCTCCTCGCTGTTGCGCTCGATCGCGTTGCAGGCCCTGCCGACCGGCGACCTGGTGGTGATCGACGGCGCGGGCACCGGCGAGCACGCCTGCCTGGTGAACCGGCCCGGGGTGCACACGGTGGAGACCAGCCTGCGCGGCGCCCACGCGGCGATCGAGTGGGTGGCCAAGGAGACCGAGCGGCGGCTGATCGTCCTGAACGCCGCCCGGCACACCGGGGCGACCCCGCCGGAGGACGCCACCCGGCCGTTGTGGCTGCTGCTGGACCACCCCACCGAGCTGAGCGAACTCGCCCACGCCGAGGGGCACCCGGATCCGCAGGACCTGCTGGAGATCCCGCTGCGGCACGGCCGGGCGGCCCGGGTCACGGTGGTGTTCGCCGAGGACATCGAGGCCAGGGAGCGGATCTCGCCCACCGTACGGGCCACCACCCGGGCGAAGGTGGTGCTCGGTTCGGCCGGCCAGGAGGCGGTGGCGGCCGCGCTCGGCACGGCGGTGGACATCGCCCCGGCCGCGCTCACCCCGCTCGGCCGCGGCTACGCCCGGATCGGCGCGGCGGCGCCCGTCCGGCTGCAGGTCCCGGCGACCCCCGACCCGCTGGACGAGGAGGCCCCGGCGCACCTGCGCGAGGCGGTCATCGCCCTGCTGCCGCACCGGGACACCCGGACCGAGGCCGCCGCGGCCCCGGCCGCCCCGCCCATCCCACCCGTCCCGCCCGTCCCCGCCGCGGCCCCGACGGTCGGGCCGGCGGAGCCGGTGGAGGTGGGCGCCGGGGACCCCGGGGCGATCGAACCGACCAAGGACGCCCCCGCCGTCCGCCCGCGCCCGGCGTGGTGA
- a CDS encoding AAA family ATPase, giving the protein MDAYAAGSYTRAEEEFRTAARLDPGMADAWLGLHALRCDTATALLAMYRHRDRFGEQRERHRRPLSSWYWLGWWVQPVLEDARDLALAHASHWLDGRHLAELDLALAACPPPDRDPSVRFLHACRSYLLKDWEQLIRDTDRLLDDPVLGIESGLFGGMARVRLDMCAQAQGPLSASLARCRSEQPQRKELRYWLARAYEGAGRTAAALPLYRAVHRADPAFMDAAARLAAIAAEDGLLEEGEQPAVEDGPGYTEEAVFGEEAHLIGPEVEAAPASPPGGPAGDGPERGAGGPRPSAGPRAEGPGLPPEPVPERFAAVGEPGAAAAQRTAGPAADPGGDPGSGRPAGEGRLHAALDELERMVGLDPVKRQVRALSAQLRMARLRADRGLPVQPPKRHFVFLGPSGTGKTTVARILGRVFHALGLLSGDHLVEAQRADLVGEFLGQTAVKANELIDSALDGVLFIDEAYSLSNSGYSKGDAYGDEALQVLLKRAEDNRDRLVVILAGYPEGMNRLLAANPGLNSRFTTRVDFPSYRPTELTEIGRTLAAADGDSWDEDAAEELGSICAHVVREGWIDGLGNGRFVRTLYEKSCAYRDLRLSAQPTVPTRDDLATLRLPDLLQAYGELIDGRL; this is encoded by the coding sequence ATGGACGCGTACGCGGCGGGCTCCTACACCCGGGCCGAGGAGGAGTTCCGCACCGCCGCCCGGCTCGACCCCGGGATGGCCGACGCCTGGCTGGGCCTGCACGCGCTGCGCTGCGACACCGCGACCGCCCTGCTCGCCATGTACCGCCACCGGGACCGCTTCGGCGAGCAGCGGGAGCGCCACCGGCGGCCGCTCAGCTCCTGGTACTGGCTGGGCTGGTGGGTGCAGCCGGTGCTGGAGGACGCCCGCGACCTGGCCCTGGCGCACGCCTCGCACTGGCTGGACGGGCGGCACCTGGCCGAGCTGGACCTCGCGCTCGCCGCCTGCCCGCCGCCCGACCGGGACCCGTCCGTCCGCTTCCTGCACGCCTGCCGCTCGTACCTGCTCAAGGACTGGGAGCAGCTGATCCGGGACACCGACCGGCTGCTGGACGACCCGGTGCTGGGCATCGAGTCCGGGCTGTTCGGCGGGATGGCCCGGGTGCGGCTGGACATGTGCGCCCAGGCGCAGGGGCCGCTGTCGGCCTCGCTGGCGCGCTGCCGTTCGGAGCAGCCGCAGCGCAAGGAGCTGCGGTACTGGCTGGCCCGGGCGTACGAGGGCGCCGGGCGGACCGCCGCCGCGCTGCCGCTGTACCGGGCGGTGCACCGGGCCGACCCGGCCTTCATGGACGCCGCGGCCCGGCTGGCGGCCATCGCCGCCGAGGACGGGCTGCTGGAGGAGGGCGAGCAGCCGGCCGTCGAGGACGGACCCGGCTACACCGAGGAGGCGGTGTTCGGCGAGGAGGCGCACCTGATCGGGCCGGAGGTGGAGGCGGCCCCGGCCAGCCCGCCGGGCGGTCCGGCGGGCGACGGCCCCGAGCGCGGCGCGGGTGGTCCGCGCCCGTCGGCGGGTCCGCGGGCCGAGGGGCCGGGCCTGCCCCCCGAGCCGGTGCCCGAGCGGTTTGCCGCGGTGGGCGAGCCGGGTGCGGCCGCGGCCCAGCGGACGGCCGGACCGGCCGCCGATCCCGGCGGCGACCCGGGGTCCGGCCGGCCGGCCGGCGAGGGCCGGCTGCACGCCGCACTGGACGAGCTGGAGCGGATGGTCGGGCTGGACCCGGTCAAGCGCCAGGTCAGGGCGCTGTCCGCGCAGCTGCGGATGGCCCGGCTGCGGGCCGACCGCGGGCTGCCGGTGCAGCCGCCGAAACGGCACTTCGTCTTCCTGGGGCCGTCCGGCACCGGCAAGACCACGGTGGCCCGGATCCTCGGCCGGGTCTTCCACGCCCTCGGGCTGCTCTCCGGGGACCACCTGGTGGAGGCGCAGCGCGCCGACCTGGTCGGCGAGTTCCTCGGCCAGACCGCGGTCAAGGCGAACGAGCTGATCGACTCCGCGCTCGACGGGGTGCTGTTCATCGACGAGGCGTACAGCCTGTCCAACTCCGGCTACAGCAAGGGCGACGCGTACGGCGACGAGGCGCTGCAGGTGCTGCTGAAACGGGCCGAGGACAACCGGGACCGGCTGGTGGTGATCCTCGCCGGGTACCCGGAGGGCATGAACCGGCTGCTGGCCGCCAACCCGGGGCTGAACTCCCGGTTCACCACCCGGGTGGACTTCCCCAGCTACCGTCCCACCGAGCTCACCGAGATCGGCCGGACGCTGGCCGCCGCCGACGGTGACTCCTGGGACGAGGACGCGGCCGAGGAGCTCGGCTCCATCTGCGCCCACGTGGTGCGCGAGGGCTGGATCGACGGGCTCGGCAACGGCCGGTTCGTCCGGACCCTGTACGAGAAGTCCTGTGCCTACCGCGACCTGCGGCTGTCCGCCCAGCCGACCGTGCCGACCCGGGACGACCTGGCGACGCTGCGGCTGCCCGACCTGCTGCAGGCCTACGGGGAGCTGATCGACGGCCGGCTCTGA
- a CDS encoding RNA polymerase-binding protein RbpA — translation MSERALRGTRLGATSYETDRGIDLAPRQTVEYACQNGHRFEVPFSVEAEIPSVWECRFCGQEAALLDGDEPEEKKTKPTRTHWDMLMERRTREELEEVLAERLAVLRSGGMNLAVHPRDTRKSA, via the coding sequence ATGAGCGAGCGAGCTCTCCGCGGCACGCGACTCGGGGCGACCAGCTACGAGACCGACCGCGGCATTGACCTGGCCCCGCGCCAGACCGTCGAGTACGCATGTCAGAACGGACACCGCTTCGAGGTTCCCTTCTCCGTGGAGGCGGAGATCCCCTCGGTGTGGGAGTGCCGGTTCTGCGGCCAGGAGGCCGCACTGCTCGACGGCGACGAGCCGGAGGAGAAGAAGACCAAGCCGACACGTACCCACTGGGACATGCTGATGGAGCGTCGGACGCGTGAGGAGCTGGAGGAGGTGCTGGCCGAGCGGCTGGCCGTGCTCCGCTCCGGTGGGATGAACCTCGCGGTCCACCCGCGGGACACGCGCAAGAGCGCATGA
- the fxsA gene encoding FxsA family membrane protein, whose amino-acid sequence MTEQVDRGRPAPRGRLRRVLPLLVAAWLVLEIWLVMVVADAIGWLAVLVLLLAGLFLGGWLIRRAGSRAFSQAVEQTRNPQSQQPQTGTSMTVLAGLLLMVPGFLSDVLAVTLLLPPTRALWRGLGRRVGRAALRSTAPRGADPFADALHLQEQLRIHRPDGKVIQGEVVDQPTRPDGPDTDYRPPLAK is encoded by the coding sequence GTGACCGAGCAAGTCGACCGGGGTCGTCCGGCCCCCAGGGGACGCCTGCGGCGGGTGCTGCCGCTGCTGGTCGCCGCGTGGCTGGTGCTGGAGATCTGGCTGGTGATGGTGGTGGCCGACGCGATCGGCTGGCTCGCCGTGCTGGTGCTGCTGCTCGCGGGGCTGTTCCTGGGCGGCTGGCTGATCCGGCGGGCCGGGTCCCGGGCGTTCTCGCAGGCGGTGGAGCAGACCCGCAATCCGCAGTCCCAGCAGCCGCAGACGGGCACCAGCATGACGGTGCTGGCCGGTCTGCTGCTGATGGTCCCCGGCTTCCTGTCGGACGTGCTGGCGGTGACCCTGCTCCTCCCGCCGACCCGGGCGCTGTGGCGCGGGCTGGGCCGCCGGGTCGGCCGGGCCGCGCTGCGCTCCACCGCGCCGCGGGGCGCCGATCCGTTCGCGGACGCGCTGCACCTGCAGGAGCAGCTGCGGATCCACCGGCCGGACGGCAAGGTGATCCAGGGCGAGGTGGTGGACCAGCCGACGCGGCCCGACGGACCGGACACCGACTACCGGCCCCCGCTGGCCAAGTGA
- a CDS encoding uridine kinase family protein has translation MDPGLDLLAADLAALPPSLGPVRLVAVDGHAGSGKTTFAGRLAAALGGAPVVHLDDLATHEEPFGWTERLRRQVLEPLGRGEDAEHGVYDWVLRRFGGPRRVPAAPVVLVEGVGAGRRAVRPLLAHLVWMELDAAAARARGELRDGPELAAFWAGWALAERAHFAGDPSRPHADVRVDGVTGRILRNTVGESFTRS, from the coding sequence GTGGATCCCGGACTCGACCTGCTGGCCGCCGACCTCGCCGCCCTCCCCCCGTCGCTGGGGCCGGTGCGGCTGGTCGCCGTGGACGGGCACGCCGGTTCCGGCAAGACCACCTTCGCCGGTCGGCTGGCCGCGGCGCTCGGCGGCGCGCCGGTGGTGCACCTGGACGACCTGGCCACGCACGAGGAGCCGTTCGGCTGGACGGAGCGGCTGCGCCGGCAGGTGCTGGAGCCGCTCGGCCGGGGCGAGGACGCCGAACACGGGGTGTACGACTGGGTGCTGCGCCGGTTCGGCGGTCCGCGGCGGGTGCCGGCGGCGCCGGTGGTGCTGGTCGAGGGCGTGGGGGCCGGGCGGCGGGCGGTGCGGCCGCTGCTCGCGCACCTGGTGTGGATGGAGCTGGACGCGGCGGCCGCCCGGGCCCGCGGCGAGCTGCGCGACGGGCCGGAGCTGGCCGCGTTCTGGGCGGGCTGGGCGCTCGCCGAGCGGGCGCACTTCGCGGGCGACCCGAGCCGTCCCCACGCGGACGTCCGGGTGGACGGCGTCACCGGGCGGATCCTCCGGAACACCGTGGGTGAGTCCTTCACACGCTCTTGA
- a CDS encoding amidohydrolase gives MTERTSRTVLLRGGNVYSPADPFATAMLVEGEHIAWVGSDGAAEAYAASADEIVELDGALVTPAFVDAHVHATSTGLALTGLDLTGCPSLPAALERIAAFAKAAGDPGGVLIGHGWDETGWPEGRPPTLAELDDAAAGAALYLSRTDVHSALATTALRALAPGLDALPGHTPDGPLSRDAHHAVRRAALAHLTADQRRDAQLATLRRAAELGIGALHECAGPDISSEEDLAALLALAAETDGPEVFGYWGELGGVETARRLGAVGAGGDLFVDGALGSHTACLHTPYADAEHTGTAYLTAEQIADHVTACTEAGLQAGFHAIGDAAITAVLDGVRTAGERLGSHRVRAMRHRIEHAEALDPETVAAFAELGLTASVQPAFDACWGGPEGMYAQRLGAERAAALNPFAALLRAGVPLAFGSDAPVTPLDPWGTVRAAAFHRTPEHRISVRAAFTAHTRGGWRALGRDQDGVLVPGAVASYAIWEVTDLVVQAPDTRVAGWSTDPRSGTPGLPDLTPGHPLPACRHTVVRGRTTYHR, from the coding sequence ATGACCGAACGCACCTCCCGGACCGTCCTGCTGCGCGGCGGCAACGTCTACAGCCCCGCCGACCCGTTCGCCACCGCCATGCTGGTCGAGGGCGAACACATCGCCTGGGTGGGCAGCGACGGCGCCGCCGAGGCGTACGCGGCCTCCGCCGACGAGATCGTGGAACTGGACGGCGCGCTGGTCACCCCCGCCTTCGTCGACGCCCACGTGCACGCCACCTCGACCGGCCTGGCGCTCACCGGACTCGACCTCACCGGCTGCCCCTCGCTCCCGGCCGCCCTGGAGAGGATCGCCGCGTTCGCCAAGGCCGCCGGCGACCCGGGCGGCGTGCTGATCGGCCACGGCTGGGACGAGACCGGCTGGCCCGAGGGCCGCCCGCCGACCCTCGCCGAGCTGGACGACGCCGCCGCCGGCGCCGCCCTCTACCTCTCCCGCACCGACGTGCACTCCGCGCTCGCCACCACCGCCCTGCGCGCCCTCGCCCCCGGGCTCGACGCCCTCCCCGGCCACACCCCGGACGGCCCGCTCAGCCGCGACGCCCACCACGCCGTTCGCCGCGCCGCGCTCGCCCACCTCACCGCCGACCAGCGGCGCGACGCCCAGCTGGCCACCCTCCGCCGGGCCGCCGAACTCGGCATCGGCGCCCTCCACGAGTGCGCCGGCCCCGACATCTCCTCCGAGGAGGACCTCGCCGCCCTGCTCGCCCTCGCCGCCGAGACCGACGGCCCCGAGGTGTTCGGCTACTGGGGCGAGCTCGGCGGCGTCGAGACCGCCCGCCGGCTCGGTGCGGTCGGCGCCGGCGGCGACCTCTTCGTCGACGGCGCCCTCGGCTCCCACACCGCCTGCCTGCACACCCCGTACGCCGACGCCGAGCACACCGGCACCGCCTACCTCACCGCCGAGCAGATCGCCGACCACGTCACCGCCTGCACCGAGGCCGGCCTGCAGGCCGGCTTCCACGCCATCGGCGACGCCGCGATCACCGCCGTCCTCGACGGCGTCCGCACGGCGGGGGAGCGGCTCGGCTCCCACCGGGTCCGCGCCATGCGGCACCGCATCGAGCACGCCGAGGCCCTCGACCCGGAGACCGTCGCCGCCTTCGCCGAACTCGGCCTCACCGCCTCCGTCCAGCCCGCCTTCGACGCCTGCTGGGGCGGACCGGAGGGCATGTACGCCCAGCGCCTCGGCGCCGAGCGGGCCGCCGCCCTCAACCCCTTCGCCGCCCTGCTGCGCGCCGGCGTACCGCTCGCCTTCGGCTCGGACGCCCCCGTCACCCCGCTCGACCCGTGGGGCACCGTCCGCGCCGCCGCCTTCCACCGCACGCCCGAGCACCGGATCTCGGTGCGGGCCGCGTTCACCGCCCACACCCGCGGCGGATGGCGGGCCCTCGGACGGGACCAGGACGGCGTCCTGGTCCCCGGCGCCGTCGCCAGCTACGCGATCTGGGAGGTCACCGACCTGGTCGTCCAAGCCCCCGACACCCGCGTCGCCGGCTGGTCCACCGACCCCCGCTCCGGCACCCCCGGCCTCCCCGACCTCACCCCCGGCCACCCCCTCCCCGCCTGCCGCCACACCGTCGTCCGCGGCCGCACCACCTATCACCGCTGA
- a CDS encoding Lrp/AsnC family transcriptional regulator: MEDLDQRIVQLLLQDGRMSYTDLGKATGLSTSAVHQRVRRLEQRGVIRGYTAIVDPEAVDLALTAFISVKPFDPSAPDDTPERLVDLPEIEACHSVAGDENYILKVRVSGPGDLEDLLARIRSAAGVSTRTTVVLSTPYEARPPKL, translated from the coding sequence GTGGAGGATCTCGACCAGCGCATCGTCCAGCTGCTGCTGCAGGACGGACGGATGAGCTACACCGACCTGGGCAAGGCCACCGGCCTGTCCACCTCGGCCGTGCACCAGCGGGTGCGCCGCCTGGAACAGCGCGGGGTGATCCGCGGGTACACCGCGATCGTCGACCCCGAGGCCGTCGACCTGGCGCTCACCGCGTTCATCTCGGTCAAGCCGTTCGACCCCAGCGCCCCGGACGACACCCCGGAGCGCCTGGTCGACCTGCCCGAGATCGAGGCCTGCCACAGCGTCGCCGGCGACGAGAACTACATCCTCAAGGTCCGGGTCTCCGGCCCCGGCGACCTGGAGGACCTGCTCGCCCGGATCCGCTCCGCCGCCGGCGTCTCCACCCGCACCACCGTCGTGCTCTCCACCCCGTACGAGGCGCGCCCCCCGAAGCTCTGA